Proteins encoded within one genomic window of Candidatus Thermodiscus eudorianus:
- a CDS encoding amino acid permease, with amino-acid sequence MERGKLGYWEIFSIGVGGMIGGGIFATLGLSLELARGAAPLAFFFAGLIALLTSYSYAKLSARYPSVGGTIEFLVRAYGDNIVTGGLNIMLLAGYIVMIALYAHAFGAYGASMIPGHYSEAYTILVVFAIGSLTLVNFLGAVVSGRIELALVAFKLFVLLFVAAVGLRLVDWSMLSPATWPPLVNIIAGGMIIFLAYEGFELIANTAGDAENTTVLRKALYSAVITVISVYVLISLVSAGALSPETVERARDYALAILVKPVLGEAGTTLVVAAALASTSSAINATLYGTARMSYLVAKYGEAPQILARRIWRGAYEGLVIISVLSLLLALGTSLEAISTAGSGGFLIIFAAVNLAAYRLRRTTGANPVLALGGAMLSLVALSILVWRMYQLDPRQLTVLAGILAGSILVEAVYRGVTRRRLPRVVDPRLAERESMLRNWEEIAGRVASSIKKVVRDAEVFIIGSHARLEPQKAGDIDILVVTPRKLTREEEDAVKSAVERDLGLPPHHPVHLHVVSKEEAGRYRHRKRIE; translated from the coding sequence TTGGAGAGGGGAAAGCTGGGGTACTGGGAGATCTTCAGCATCGGAGTCGGCGGTATGATTGGAGGCGGGATATTCGCCACGCTCGGCTTGAGCCTGGAGCTAGCCAGGGGGGCCGCCCCGCTTGCTTTCTTCTTCGCGGGGCTCATCGCCTTGTTGACCAGCTATAGCTACGCGAAGCTCTCAGCCCGCTACCCCAGCGTGGGTGGAACGATAGAGTTCCTTGTTAGGGCGTATGGCGATAACATTGTTACCGGCGGGTTGAACATAATGCTCCTAGCCGGCTACATAGTCATGATAGCGCTCTATGCGCACGCCTTCGGAGCCTACGGAGCCAGTATGATCCCAGGCCACTACAGCGAGGCGTACACTATACTAGTCGTGTTCGCCATAGGGAGCCTCACACTAGTCAACTTCCTTGGAGCCGTGGTGAGTGGGAGGATAGAATTGGCCCTGGTAGCGTTTAAGCTCTTCGTACTCCTTTTCGTAGCCGCGGTCGGGCTGAGGCTCGTGGATTGGTCTATGCTCTCCCCGGCGACCTGGCCGCCGCTAGTCAACATAATAGCTGGCGGCATGATAATATTCCTCGCCTACGAGGGCTTCGAGCTAATAGCCAACACCGCCGGCGATGCCGAGAACACTACCGTCCTTAGGAAGGCCCTATACTCTGCCGTCATCACGGTGATATCGGTCTACGTGCTGATATCACTGGTCTCAGCCGGTGCACTCTCCCCGGAGACCGTTGAGAGGGCCAGGGACTATGCACTGGCCATCCTAGTCAAGCCAGTACTCGGAGAAGCCGGGACCACGCTTGTCGTCGCAGCAGCCCTGGCCTCGACTAGCAGCGCAATCAACGCAACACTCTACGGGACCGCCAGGATGAGCTACCTCGTGGCGAAGTATGGAGAGGCACCGCAGATACTCGCCAGGAGGATATGGCGGGGCGCCTACGAGGGCTTAGTCATCATAAGCGTCCTCAGCCTCTTACTAGCGCTGGGGACCAGCCTGGAGGCGATAAGCACGGCGGGCAGCGGAGGGTTCCTCATAATCTTCGCCGCGGTTAACCTTGCAGCCTACAGGCTCCGGAGGACCACTGGCGCGAACCCGGTACTGGCTCTGGGCGGTGCGATGCTCAGCCTCGTGGCGCTCTCCATACTCGTATGGAGGATGTACCAGTTGGACCCGAGGCAGTTAACCGTGCTCGCGGGGATACTGGCCGGCAGTATCCTGGTAGAGGCGGTCTATAGAGGGGTTACCAGGAGGAGGCTGCCCCGCGTGGTGGATCCGAGGCTTGCGGAGAGGGAGTCGATGCTGAGGAACTGGGAGGAGATAGCAGGTAGGGTTGCATCCTCGATAAAGAAGGTGGTTAGGGATGCCGAGGTGTTCATCATAGGGAGCCACGCTAGGCTGGAGCCCCAGAAGGCCGGCGACATAGACATACTGGTCGTCACCCCCAGGAAGCTGACGAGAGAGGAGGAGGACGCGGTGAAGAGCGCGGTAGAGAGGGATCTCGGCTTACCGCCACATCACCCGGTCCACCTGCACGTGGTCTCTAAGGAGGAGGCAGGTAGGTACAGGCATAGGAAGAGGATAGAGTAG
- a CDS encoding TetR/AcrR family transcriptional regulator: MGRDKEEVKERIVEAAMKIFASNGYFKASASAIAREAGVSKGLLFWYFRSKDELILEVARRSLPIDVLDRCLGEGFERDRLLRCIGEGYLEKYKDPVYRNLMLHTMSIRTVYPQVEESLREICTDYTRRVSMAVFGGESIEYRIRVRTFFGSLLCYTLRPPPDISEEEYLERLINIIVK, encoded by the coding sequence TTGGGGAGGGATAAAGAGGAGGTCAAGGAGCGGATCGTAGAGGCAGCGATGAAGATATTCGCTTCTAACGGCTACTTCAAGGCCTCAGCCTCTGCCATAGCCAGGGAGGCTGGCGTCTCTAAGGGGCTCCTCTTCTGGTACTTTAGGTCTAAGGATGAGCTTATCCTTGAGGTGGCGAGGAGGAGCCTACCGATAGACGTGCTCGACCGTTGCCTTGGAGAGGGGTTTGAGAGGGATCGCCTGCTTAGGTGTATAGGGGAGGGTTACCTTGAGAAGTATAAGGACCCGGTCTATAGGAACCTCATGCTCCATACCATGTCTATCAGAACAGTCTATCCCCAGGTCGAGGAGAGTCTAAGGGAGATCTGCACTGATTACACAAGGCGCGTGTCCATGGCGGTCTTTGGAGGCGAGTCGATAGAGTACAGGATCCGGGTTAGGACATTCTTCGGGAGCCTCCTCTGCTATACCCTGAGGCCTCCCCCGGACATCTCAGAGGAGGAATACCTAGAAAGACTAATAAATATAATTGTTAAATAA
- a CDS encoding bile acid:sodium symporter — protein MEGAALRLSEHLRKYLLAYIIIVIIAALPIGYHAGPYIKTHKQLIKDIIITLAVLTLLPSMIQLRAERFGAELAGKKLETLVALAIIFGVGPIAAMILAGLLPSKPISIGFVAANSVPASSASIAYVLLAEGNIEFATLLAIISIFGALAAVPACIGLYAKTLSVSIPLGLLGESVGIALLTPFILGQLARYYLVKHRAKAILRDSSEDMPCKRSKGYTSLEEALSHIEDALECIERRLGKRIKPYLSIWTIIAMLTLIATLISAKAQLLVSKPALAGK, from the coding sequence GTGGAGGGAGCTGCCCTAAGGCTCTCGGAACACCTGAGGAAGTACCTCCTAGCCTACATCATCATAGTAATCATAGCCGCTCTACCCATAGGCTACCATGCAGGCCCCTACATCAAAACCCATAAACAACTAATAAAAGACATTATAATAACGCTAGCAGTACTAACGCTACTCCCGTCGATGATCCAGCTAAGAGCAGAGAGATTCGGTGCTGAACTCGCCGGGAAGAAGCTGGAGACACTAGTAGCCCTAGCCATAATATTCGGCGTCGGCCCCATCGCGGCCATGATCCTAGCGGGACTCCTCCCCTCGAAGCCAATATCAATCGGGTTCGTGGCCGCGAACAGCGTGCCCGCTTCTAGTGCATCGATAGCCTACGTCCTACTCGCCGAGGGGAATATAGAATTTGCTACACTACTAGCCATAATCAGCATATTCGGCGCGCTAGCCGCGGTCCCAGCATGCATAGGGCTATACGCAAAGACCCTATCTGTGAGCATCCCCCTAGGCCTACTAGGCGAGTCGGTGGGCATTGCCCTGCTAACACCATTCATACTGGGACAACTGGCTAGATACTACCTGGTCAAGCACCGTGCGAAGGCGATACTAAGGGACTCCAGCGAGGACATGCCCTGTAAGAGAAGTAAAGGGTATACGAGTCTGGAAGAGGCGCTTTCACACATAGAGGATGCACTCGAATGCATCGAGAGAAGGCTTGGGAAGCGGATAAAGCCATACCTAAGCATATGGACGATAATAGCAATGCTGACACTCATAGCAACTCTAATCTCCGCGAAGGCCCAGCTACTAGTCTCGAAACCCGCACTGGCGGGGAAATAA
- a CDS encoding ABC transporter permease subunit, with product MAKAWRLAGKLLPWPVKALALATLLAFTLPPILLLYLLPRSSLGLLGQLNLPWILEWTIMQATASATIAVAVGAPVGVASGYYGSRIARLYRVLGLPVFMAPSVAVVLGFRWLAQLPHTPEWLARAPHGIIIIHSWFNIPLAAVLVYSSLAGIPAEVYDYVETAGIRGYRLWRHLILPASMPGILSAWLLTFIYSFTGLAAPLMVEGAAYKYYTLEAWIYTIFKGFPAYRSLSALLALLQASLLAVTALILLRVQARTPRGELGERIRRPRRDPASLALEAYSILLLGYLYLPLLGVFLESLTIHGHLTLENYRRLVAGPLPVPPGASFSRALLNSLLYAVIAMAGAVTLSIPLVVERDRVFGRLAGLAPILFSPVTVGVALYLTLYLALRSVLGHTLTIVLLIGLAHVSMSLPLASRAVDSGLSRIPREAVEYMLSIGLRGYRLLYQLARVAGPGLSSAALLAVAASLGEFGAVLVLTEPSTWSLGVLTYQLYGGGRLLGPASACASVLLSLTLFSAFVVSRRVREWF from the coding sequence TTGGCAAAGGCCTGGAGGCTAGCCGGCAAGCTACTACCCTGGCCCGTGAAGGCACTAGCCCTAGCGACGCTGCTAGCCTTCACCCTACCCCCAATACTCCTCCTATACCTCCTCCCCCGGTCAAGCCTAGGCCTGCTCGGCCAGCTCAACCTGCCATGGATACTCGAATGGACTATAATGCAGGCGACTGCCTCCGCCACCATAGCAGTAGCTGTAGGAGCCCCCGTCGGCGTCGCCAGCGGATACTACGGGTCGAGGATAGCCCGGCTATACCGCGTGCTCGGGCTCCCAGTATTCATGGCTCCATCGGTCGCGGTGGTACTAGGCTTCAGGTGGCTCGCCCAGCTACCCCATACGCCGGAGTGGCTCGCCCGGGCACCCCACGGGATCATAATAATACACTCATGGTTCAACATACCGCTAGCCGCCGTACTAGTATACTCCAGCCTGGCCGGCATACCGGCAGAAGTCTACGACTATGTCGAGACAGCGGGGATAAGGGGGTACAGGCTGTGGCGCCACCTGATACTCCCCGCCTCGATGCCAGGCATACTCTCCGCGTGGCTACTCACATTCATATACAGCTTCACGGGGCTGGCGGCCCCGCTCATGGTAGAGGGCGCCGCGTACAAGTACTACACTCTGGAGGCCTGGATCTACACGATATTCAAGGGATTCCCCGCCTACCGATCCCTCTCAGCCCTACTAGCACTACTCCAGGCATCCCTCCTAGCGGTGACGGCCCTCATACTACTACGGGTCCAGGCGAGGACTCCCAGGGGCGAGCTGGGCGAGAGGATCCGTAGGCCCAGGAGGGACCCCGCCTCCCTGGCCTTGGAGGCCTACTCTATCCTCCTACTGGGATACCTGTACCTCCCCCTCCTCGGAGTGTTCCTGGAATCTCTAACAATCCACGGCCACCTAACCCTGGAGAACTACAGGCGCCTCGTAGCCGGTCCCCTGCCAGTCCCGCCGGGGGCAAGCTTCTCCAGGGCCCTTCTCAACAGCCTCCTATACGCCGTCATAGCCATGGCTGGAGCCGTCACGCTCTCCATACCCCTGGTCGTGGAGAGGGATAGAGTGTTCGGCCGCCTAGCGGGGCTGGCTCCGATACTCTTCTCTCCGGTGACTGTCGGCGTCGCCCTATACCTCACTCTCTACCTCGCATTAAGGAGTGTCCTAGGGCACACGTTGACTATAGTTTTGTTGATCGGCCTCGCCCACGTCTCGATGTCACTGCCGCTGGCTTCGAGGGCCGTCGACTCGGGCCTCTCCAGGATACCCCGGGAGGCGGTCGAGTACATGTTGTCGATTGGCTTGAGGGGGTATAGGCTTCTCTATCAGCTGGCTAGGGTCGCTGGCCCGGGCTTATCGTCGGCGGCTCTCCTGGCTGTGGCGGCTAGTCTGGGCGAGTTTGGGGCTGTTCTCGTGTTGACGGAGCCTTCTACGTGGAGTCTTGGTGTCTTGACTTATCAGCTGTATGGGGGTGGTAGGTTGCTTGGCCCGGCTAGCGCGTGTGCTTCGGTGTTGTTGTCGTTGACATTGTTTAGTGCTTTTGTCGTGTCTCGCAGGGTTAGGGAGTGGTTCTAG